From a region of the Hymenobacter jejuensis genome:
- a CDS encoding M48 family metalloprotease, with the protein MTQNRIFRRFAGLLLAGWLLLTGNAFAQSSATGTRDVLREITDVVGLKPRFELRATTEVQNAAAVVYGGKRYLLYNPEFVSAVNKAGRTDWAGISILAHEMGHHLNGHTLRAGGSQPADELEADEFSGFVLRKMGASLAEAQTAMAVISDDEGSETHPGRAPRLKSISDGWKRANDQIVASTHSTAPSAAPVALASRPAQPIAGSPVKVLGKITFRSNPDAQYYLINGLKVVRLDEDSSTVEVVGRLTRSTSASFPYILVDEQDNRLYVSARGGVFNNRGQQVALLSDPS; encoded by the coding sequence ATGACCCAAAATCGCATCTTCCGCCGCTTTGCAGGTTTGTTGCTTGCCGGGTGGCTTCTGCTTACGGGCAATGCTTTTGCCCAATCTTCCGCTACCGGCACTCGCGACGTGCTGCGCGAAATCACGGACGTAGTGGGGCTCAAGCCGCGCTTCGAGTTGCGAGCAACTACCGAAGTCCAAAATGCCGCAGCCGTGGTGTACGGCGGAAAACGTTATTTATTATATAACCCCGAGTTCGTATCGGCCGTCAATAAGGCTGGCCGCACCGACTGGGCCGGCATCAGCATTTTGGCGCACGAAATGGGACACCACCTCAACGGGCACACGTTGCGCGCCGGGGGTTCGCAACCCGCCGACGAGCTAGAAGCCGACGAGTTTTCGGGTTTTGTTCTGCGCAAAATGGGCGCCAGCCTCGCCGAAGCCCAAACGGCCATGGCCGTAATCTCCGACGACGAAGGCTCGGAAACACACCCAGGCCGGGCACCCCGCCTGAAATCTATCAGCGATGGTTGGAAACGTGCTAACGATCAGATAGTTGCCAGCACGCATTCGACGGCTCCCTCGGCCGCGCCCGTTGCGTTGGCAAGCCGCCCGGCCCAACCAATAGCGGGTTCGCCGGTGAAAGTACTGGGCAAAATCACCTTCCGCAGCAACCCCGACGCGCAGTACTACCTGATTAATGGCTTGAAAGTGGTGCGCCTCGACGAAGATTCGAGCACGGTTGAAGTAGTCGGACGCCTCACCCGCTCGACAAGCGCATCGTTTCCTTACATCTTGGTCGACGAACAGGATAACCGCCTGTACGTCAGTGCGCGCGGTGGCGTATTCAACAACCGCGGCCAACAGGTAGCCCTTCTTTCCGATCCGTCATAA
- a CDS encoding M13-type metalloendopeptidase: MRRDRSLSSVQKTAQGKGNQLVDGLTPDQRFFLSYAFIWRTKARNESVRTQVLTDPHSPSGFRVDGPLSNLDAFYTAFNIEEGDAMWRPAKERVVIW; this comes from the coding sequence GTGCGGCGTGACCGTAGCCTATCCAGCGTTCAAAAAACGGCACAGGGCAAGGGCAACCAACTGGTTGACGGCCTCACGCCCGACCAGCGTTTCTTCCTATCCTACGCTTTCATCTGGCGCACCAAAGCCCGGAATGAAAGCGTAAGGACGCAGGTACTCACCGACCCCCATTCCCCCAGCGGGTTCCGGGTCGACGGGCCGCTGTCAAACCTGGATGCGTTCTACACCGCTTTCAACATCGAAGAAGGCGATGCCATGTGGCGGCCCGCAAAGGAGCGGGTGGTCATTTGGTAG
- a CDS encoding efflux RND transporter periplasmic adaptor subunit, which yields MTDDSTAPRSNRRFWITILVIAVVFGGLFLLGLLPRLRREKALNAESKTAATAAPVLTVQPARPAPDSTRIELPADTKSNRETFVFARTDGFVKAWYADIGTRVRRGQLLALIATPELDQQISESRANLGLARTSYNRLRSVELPGAISKQELDEGQAQFAAHQAAVNRLTALQEFRRVVAPFSGIVTQRNVEVGSLVSTTNAEGAQLFKIEQTDTLRAFVNVPQNYVPSIRPGLTTDVLVPEFPDRKFAGRVSRSAGALNTSTRTLLTEVKVANRDQKLLPGMFAQVRFNLVRTTPSVIISANALVPGGTTPQVVVVQNNKVHYQPITPGRDFGAQLEVIHGLKGGELLVINPAETLQEGQEVKTRLAEVKKPESPAPPAAAPRFNDPDRPRVSSPLDGRANP from the coding sequence ATGACTGACGACTCAACGGCTCCGCGGAGCAACCGCCGTTTTTGGATAACCATCCTGGTAATAGCCGTCGTGTTTGGCGGACTGTTCTTGCTGGGTTTGCTGCCGCGTCTGCGCCGTGAAAAAGCGCTGAACGCGGAAAGCAAAACGGCCGCCACGGCCGCGCCCGTCCTGACGGTGCAACCCGCCCGCCCGGCCCCCGATTCTACCCGGATCGAATTGCCCGCCGACACCAAATCGAACCGGGAAACCTTCGTGTTTGCCCGTACCGATGGCTTCGTAAAGGCGTGGTACGCCGACATCGGAACCCGGGTGCGCCGCGGCCAGCTTTTGGCCCTCATCGCCACCCCCGAGCTGGACCAGCAGATCTCCGAATCGCGGGCCAACCTGGGCTTGGCGCGCACCAGCTACAACCGCCTGCGCAGCGTGGAGCTGCCGGGTGCCATTTCCAAACAGGAACTCGACGAAGGCCAGGCACAATTTGCCGCCCACCAAGCCGCCGTCAATCGGCTGACCGCGTTGCAGGAGTTTCGCCGCGTGGTGGCGCCGTTTAGCGGCATCGTGACCCAGCGCAATGTAGAAGTGGGCTCGCTGGTATCAACCACCAATGCCGAGGGTGCCCAGCTCTTCAAAATTGAGCAAACGGATACGCTGCGGGCTTTTGTGAATGTGCCCCAAAACTACGTTCCCAGCATCCGGCCCGGCCTGACTACGGATGTGCTGGTGCCCGAATTTCCCGACCGCAAATTTGCCGGCCGCGTTTCGCGCAGCGCCGGCGCCCTGAATACCTCGACGCGCACGCTGCTCACGGAAGTGAAAGTGGCCAACCGCGATCAGAAGCTCTTGCCCGGCATGTTTGCGCAGGTGCGTTTCAACCTCGTGCGCACCACGCCCAGTGTCATTATTTCGGCCAATGCGCTGGTGCCGGGCGGCACCACGCCACAAGTAGTGGTAGTGCAGAACAACAAAGTACACTATCAGCCTATCACGCCGGGCCGCGACTTTGGTGCCCAACTCGAAGTTATCCATGGCCTTAAGGGCGGCGAACTATTGGTAATTAACCCTGCCGAAACTTTGCAGGAAGGCCAGGAAGTAAAAACCAGGCTAGCCGAGGTCAAGAAGCCCGAAAGCCCGGCTCCCCCCGCAGCCGCGCCGCGCTTCAACGACCCGGACCGCCCGCGCGTTTCGTCGCCCCTTGATGGAAGAGCCAACCCGTAG
- a CDS encoding efflux RND transporter permease subunit translates to MWIVRLALARPYTFVVMSLLILVGGIMTIRRMAVDIFPEINIPVVGVVWTYAGMSPEEMNQRVVTVNERSYSTTVANIEHIESQSLKGLGLIKVFFQPGSNVEAGVAQITAQTQTLLRVLPPGITPPLIIRYSASNVPIAQTSLSSDNLGESDLYDAGNAFIRPGLAVVQGASVLLPNGGKPKQIMVDLNPAALAGKGLSGNDVVAALTAQNVIIPAGSAKMGEREYDVKLNSSPEAIATLNDLPIKQVGGSMVYVRDVAYVHEGFAVQQNIVRQNGRRTAIIPLLKSGAASTLDVIEGIKKTLPKIQAIVPNGLNIKLLFDQSFFVRASIKGVVLEACIAAMLTGLMILLFLGSWRSTLIIATSIPLSILVSIIVLHLLGQTLNIMTLSGLSLAVGILVDDATVEIENIHRNMGMKKGLKRSILDGAQQIATPALVATLSICIVFVPVFFLAGAASSIFAPLAMSVIFAMLASYLLSRTLVPTLVMYLLRKELPIYHKEGTLHLPTEQVRDGHPVSPEEARLEQLLRENYEKRHPSADPNEVAEDPITDAERKAAEGIENSWVWRLHKGFDHGFERLRNTYRSALDWSLNHRKMVVASFAVLFLGSGCLYPFIGQNFFPKVDAGLLRLHVRVPTGTRIEETERRFAQVEKVIREVIPADELDLVMDNIGLPVISINLLLSDNPTVGSGDGEILVSMHEDHGPTAAYITEIRRRLKQQQPDLIVFFQAADIVNQTLNFGLPAPIDVQVVGKNRIANQKIAAKLKERIANIPGVVDAFVYQAFDQPQLRIDIDRVRAQQAGLSQRDIANNVLVNLSSSTQTSPNQWLNQQTGVSYAVAVQTPQRDLSTMDELQNIGVTSATQNATQLLSNFAVVRRTQTSAVASNYNIQRVLDVYASVENRDLGSVSTDIQKIISEVEKDLPKGTTITVRGQIESMHTSFVGLGFGLLGAIVLVYLLMVVNFQSWLDPFIIIMALPGAMSGILWMLFVSQTTFSVPSLMGAIMCIGVATANSILLVTFANERREEEPDLNPRDAALDAGYTRLRPVLMTALAMIIGLTPMALGLGEGGEQNAPLGRAVIGGLLLATVTTLFFVPIMFSYLKKKEPAAVAA, encoded by the coding sequence ATGTGGATCGTACGTCTGGCGCTGGCGCGCCCTTATACTTTCGTGGTCATGTCGCTGCTGATTCTGGTGGGCGGCATCATGACCATTCGCCGCATGGCGGTCGACATTTTTCCGGAGATCAACATTCCCGTCGTGGGCGTAGTCTGGACGTACGCCGGCATGAGCCCCGAGGAAATGAACCAGCGTGTGGTAACCGTAAACGAGCGCTCCTACTCGACTACCGTTGCCAACATCGAACACATTGAATCGCAGTCACTTAAAGGCTTAGGCCTGATCAAAGTTTTCTTTCAGCCGGGCTCCAACGTGGAAGCCGGCGTAGCCCAGATCACCGCCCAGACCCAGACCCTGCTGCGGGTGCTGCCGCCCGGTATTACGCCCCCGCTCATCATCCGGTATTCGGCCTCCAATGTGCCCATTGCCCAAACCAGCCTCAGCTCCGACAACCTGGGCGAATCGGATTTGTACGACGCGGGCAACGCCTTCATCCGGCCGGGGCTGGCGGTGGTGCAGGGGGCCTCGGTGCTGCTGCCCAACGGCGGCAAGCCCAAGCAAATCATGGTCGATCTGAACCCGGCCGCGCTGGCGGGCAAAGGCCTGTCGGGCAACGACGTAGTAGCCGCCCTCACCGCCCAGAACGTCATCATTCCGGCGGGCTCGGCTAAGATGGGAGAACGCGAATACGACGTCAAGCTTAATAGCAGCCCCGAAGCCATTGCCACGCTCAACGACTTGCCCATCAAGCAGGTAGGCGGCTCGATGGTGTATGTGCGCGACGTGGCCTACGTGCACGAAGGCTTTGCGGTGCAGCAAAACATTGTGCGCCAAAACGGACGCCGTACGGCCATCATTCCCCTGCTGAAAAGCGGCGCGGCCAGCACCCTCGACGTAATCGAAGGCATCAAGAAGACGTTGCCCAAGATTCAAGCTATCGTGCCTAATGGCTTGAATATCAAATTGTTATTCGACCAGTCGTTTTTCGTGCGCGCTTCCATCAAAGGCGTAGTGCTCGAAGCCTGCATCGCGGCTATGCTCACCGGCCTGATGATTTTGCTGTTCTTGGGGTCGTGGCGATCGACGCTCATCATTGCCACTTCCATTCCGCTCTCGATTCTGGTCAGCATCATTGTGCTGCACCTCTTGGGCCAAACACTCAACATCATGACCCTGAGCGGCTTATCGCTGGCTGTGGGTATTCTGGTGGACGACGCCACAGTGGAGATCGAGAACATTCACCGCAACATGGGCATGAAAAAGGGCCTGAAGCGCTCGATTCTGGACGGCGCCCAGCAGATTGCCACGCCGGCTTTGGTGGCCACCCTCTCGATTTGCATTGTGTTTGTACCGGTCTTTTTCCTGGCGGGTGCGGCGTCATCCATCTTCGCGCCGCTGGCCATGTCGGTGATTTTTGCCATGCTGGCTTCCTATCTGCTCTCCCGGACGCTGGTTCCGACGCTGGTTATGTATTTGCTGCGCAAGGAGTTACCAATCTACCACAAAGAAGGCACGCTGCACCTGCCCACCGAGCAAGTGCGCGACGGCCACCCCGTAAGCCCCGAAGAGGCGCGCCTGGAGCAGCTACTGCGCGAAAATTACGAGAAGCGCCACCCCAGCGCCGACCCCAACGAAGTCGCCGAAGACCCCATTACCGACGCCGAACGCAAGGCCGCCGAAGGCATCGAAAATAGCTGGGTGTGGCGCCTGCATAAAGGCTTTGACCACGGCTTTGAGCGCCTCCGCAACACCTACCGCAGCGCCTTGGATTGGTCGCTGAACCACCGTAAAATGGTGGTGGCATCTTTTGCGGTGCTGTTTCTGGGGTCGGGCTGCCTGTATCCGTTCATTGGGCAAAACTTCTTCCCGAAAGTGGATGCCGGCTTGCTGCGGCTGCACGTGCGGGTGCCCACCGGCACGCGCATCGAGGAAACCGAGCGCCGCTTTGCGCAGGTAGAAAAAGTGATTCGGGAAGTGATTCCGGCCGACGAGCTGGATTTGGTGATGGACAACATCGGCCTGCCCGTTATTTCCATCAACCTGCTGCTCAGCGACAACCCCACCGTGGGCTCCGGCGACGGCGAGATTCTGGTGTCGATGCACGAAGACCACGGCCCAACCGCCGCCTACATCACCGAAATCAGGCGGCGTCTCAAGCAGCAGCAACCCGACCTGATCGTGTTTTTTCAGGCAGCGGACATTGTCAATCAAACGCTCAACTTTGGCCTGCCCGCCCCGATTGACGTGCAAGTGGTCGGCAAGAACAGAATCGCCAACCAGAAGATTGCGGCGAAGCTCAAGGAGCGCATTGCCAATATTCCGGGTGTAGTGGATGCCTTTGTGTATCAAGCATTTGACCAGCCCCAGCTGCGCATCGACATCGACCGGGTACGGGCCCAGCAGGCCGGCCTTTCGCAGCGCGACATTGCCAATAACGTGCTGGTCAACCTCAGCTCTAGCACCCAAACGTCGCCCAACCAGTGGCTCAATCAGCAGACGGGCGTGAGCTACGCAGTGGCCGTGCAGACGCCCCAACGCGACCTCTCGACGATGGACGAGCTCCAAAATATCGGCGTGACCAGCGCTACCCAAAATGCTACCCAATTGCTGAGCAACTTCGCCGTAGTCCGCCGCACCCAGACCTCGGCCGTCGCCAGCAATTACAACATTCAGCGGGTGCTGGACGTGTACGCGAGCGTTGAAAACCGCGACTTGGGCAGCGTCAGCACCGACATTCAGAAGATCATTTCGGAAGTCGAAAAAGACCTGCCCAAAGGCACCACCATCACCGTACGCGGCCAGATCGAGAGCATGCACACCTCCTTTGTGGGCCTCGGGTTTGGCTTATTGGGCGCCATTGTGCTGGTGTACTTGCTGATGGTGGTCAACTTCCAGTCGTGGCTCGATCCGTTCATCATCATCATGGCGTTACCGGGCGCTATGTCGGGCATTCTGTGGATGCTGTTTGTGTCGCAGACGACCTTCAGCGTGCCCTCTTTGATGGGCGCCATCATGTGCATTGGAGTAGCCACGGCCAACAGTATTCTGCTCGTGACCTTTGCCAACGAGCGCCGCGAAGAAGAACCCGACCTCAACCCACGTGATGCTGCCCTGGACGCGGGCTATACGCGTCTGCGCCCCGTACTCATGACGGCGTTGGCGATGATTATCGGCCTGACTCCCATGGCGTTAGGCTTGGGCGAAGGCGGTGAGCAGAATGCCCCGCTGGGCCGCGCCGTAATTGGGGGCTTGCTGCTGGCCACCGTCACGACGCTGTTCTTTGTGCCCATCATGTTTTCGTATTTGAAGAAGAAAGAACCCGCTGCCGTTGCAGCGTAG
- a CDS encoding antibiotic biosynthesis monooxygenase family protein — MLYARIFQVDLQPGTTPQAVELFRSAIAPVLKVQPGYVTSRFLTNTAANRCLAVMYWDNEEHRKEAENSGELQEVFNHLAPYFAGQPSIDYYEVAVQTF, encoded by the coding sequence ATGTTGTACGCTCGTATTTTTCAGGTTGACCTCCAGCCCGGCACCACCCCGCAGGCAGTCGAACTCTTTCGGAGCGCGATCGCGCCGGTCCTGAAGGTGCAACCAGGCTACGTTACCAGCCGTTTCCTGACCAATACTGCCGCCAATCGGTGCCTGGCCGTGATGTACTGGGACAACGAAGAGCACCGAAAGGAAGCCGAAAACAGTGGGGAATTGCAAGAAGTTTTCAATCATTTAGCGCCCTATTTTGCAGGTCAGCCCAGCATTGACTATTATGAGGTAGCCGTGCAGACTTTTTAA
- a CDS encoding ABC transporter ATP-binding protein has translation MKLLYAYLRNYWGLLVLALVLAAINQIFSLLDPWVFRKIIDQYVVKPTGGLHYQGFGPFIRGAGPLILLAMGVAMVSRIAKNFQDYYVNVITQRLGAQLYSDGLRHSLELPYQVFEDQRSGETLGKLQKVRADVEKLIQSFVNVLFTSIVGIVFVMWYAASVYWPIAPAYFLTIPLLGFISSVLSKRIKTIQKTIVAETTALAGATTESLRNIELVKSLGLAQQETERLNATTGKILKLELKKVRYIRSLSFVQGTFVNLLRNAIMLMMLFLVVQGRITVGEFFSLFIYSFAIFGPLQELGNIINVYRETEASLANFQQILDTPKEIKPAHPKKINQIQTLAFEDVRFKHLTASSAALDGISFETQLGETIAFVGPSGSGKTTLVKLLVGLYPPAAGRILYNGIPGYELDLDELREEIGFVTQDTQLFAGTIRENLRFVAPNATDEECLRALHEAAADSLLARAPQGLDSVIGEGGVKVSGGEKQRLSIARALLRRPTLLVFDEATSALDSLTEEEISKTVRELSGSRQHITILIAHRLSTILHADRIYVLERGHVAEYGRHEELLAQKGLYYAMWRQQIGERPTPAVASAKQLAKA, from the coding sequence ATGAAACTCCTCTACGCTTACTTACGCAACTATTGGGGCCTGCTGGTGCTGGCTCTGGTACTGGCGGCCATCAACCAGATCTTTTCCCTGCTCGATCCCTGGGTCTTCCGCAAAATCATTGACCAGTACGTCGTTAAGCCGACGGGCGGGCTGCACTACCAAGGCTTCGGGCCGTTTATTCGGGGGGCCGGGCCGCTGATTTTGCTGGCTATGGGCGTGGCCATGGTGTCACGGATTGCCAAAAACTTTCAGGACTACTACGTCAACGTCATCACCCAGCGCCTGGGCGCTCAGCTCTATTCCGATGGGTTGCGGCACTCCTTGGAGTTGCCCTACCAAGTGTTTGAGGATCAGCGTTCGGGCGAAACGTTGGGCAAGTTGCAGAAGGTCCGGGCCGACGTCGAGAAGCTGATCCAATCCTTTGTGAATGTGTTGTTTACGTCCATCGTAGGCATCGTATTCGTGATGTGGTACGCGGCCTCGGTGTACTGGCCCATCGCGCCGGCTTACTTCCTGACCATTCCGCTGCTGGGCTTCATCAGCTCGGTGCTGAGCAAGCGCATCAAGACTATTCAGAAAACCATCGTGGCCGAAACGACCGCGCTGGCCGGCGCCACCACCGAGAGCCTGCGCAACATTGAGTTGGTAAAAAGCCTGGGCCTAGCCCAACAGGAAACCGAGCGGCTCAACGCCACTACCGGCAAAATCCTGAAGCTGGAACTGAAAAAGGTCCGCTACATCCGGTCGTTGTCGTTTGTGCAGGGCACGTTTGTCAACCTGTTGCGCAACGCCATCATGCTGATGATGCTGTTTCTGGTGGTGCAGGGCCGCATTACGGTGGGTGAATTCTTCTCGCTGTTTATCTACTCGTTTGCCATCTTCGGTCCGTTGCAGGAGCTGGGCAACATCATCAACGTGTACCGCGAAACGGAAGCTTCGCTGGCCAACTTCCAACAGATTCTGGACACGCCGAAAGAAATAAAACCCGCGCATCCCAAGAAGATTAATCAGATTCAAACGCTTGCTTTTGAGGACGTTCGCTTCAAGCACCTCACGGCCAGTAGTGCCGCCTTGGATGGCATTTCGTTTGAAACGCAGCTGGGCGAAACCATCGCCTTTGTGGGGCCATCGGGATCGGGCAAAACGACGCTGGTGAAGCTGCTGGTAGGCTTGTATCCGCCGGCGGCGGGCCGCATTCTCTACAACGGCATCCCCGGCTACGAGCTGGACCTAGACGAGCTGCGCGAAGAAATTGGCTTTGTCACACAGGATACGCAGCTTTTCGCCGGCACCATTCGCGAGAACCTGCGCTTTGTGGCGCCCAACGCCACCGACGAAGAGTGCCTCCGCGCACTCCACGAAGCGGCAGCCGATTCGCTACTGGCCCGCGCCCCGCAAGGCCTCGATTCGGTGATTGGCGAAGGCGGCGTGAAAGTATCGGGTGGTGAAAAACAGCGCCTTAGCATCGCACGCGCCCTGTTGCGCCGCCCTACTTTGCTCGTGTTCGACGAAGCCACTTCCGCCCTCGACTCGCTTACGGAAGAAGAGATCAGCAAGACGGTGCGGGAGCTGTCGGGCTCGCGGCAGCACATCACCATCCTAATTGCGCATCGCCTCAGCACCATCCTGCACGCCGATCGCATCTATGTGCTTGAGCGTGGGCATGTTGCCGAATACGGCCGCCACGAAGAGTTACTGGCCCAGAAAGGTCTGTACTATGCCATGTGGCGGCAGCAAATCGGCGAGCGCCCTACGCCCGCCGTTGCGTCGGCGAAGCAGTTGGCGAAAGCGTAA
- a CDS encoding efflux transporter outer membrane subunit, giving the protein MKLYTLVLGLRHGLLYFFTALLLAGCATTSHYQAPDVPTPTQWRNAPSTQAASPTPPSATASVLPQAPAVPAWWTLYNDPDLTALEQQALGANFSVQAAVSRVEEARANVLVVNSYRSPEVTLNPSVFRSRLSALRPLAIPNVAAVGVKQQQFYVPLNVSYEVDVWGRLRRNVQAAEADQQASEAELRTVQLTLTTDVANYYFSIRSLDADLGVLDSTRQARIQNLQLVKARFKAGVDNEIGVRRAETELANVEAGIIELKRQRAGLEAALATVCGQPASNFTVAPRPTLLAAPVVPASLPANLLTRRPDLQQAERQLSAANTRIDVARLNRLPAVELSGYVGPQSSQLTEIMRLKQSYTYYVGGGIAIPIFNGGRNRANQQVAEARYNTAAAQYKQSALVAFQEVETALADVKQSAAQLQAQQRALRSARLAGLLTRERYNRGLTNYFEVVDADRITLDAARLVVQTQGDQLRYSVQLIKALGGSWE; this is encoded by the coding sequence ATGAAGTTGTATACACTTGTCCTTGGTTTGCGGCACGGTTTGCTGTATTTTTTTACTGCGTTGCTACTGGCGGGTTGCGCAACGACTTCGCACTACCAAGCGCCGGATGTACCCACCCCGACGCAGTGGCGCAACGCTCCTTCTACGCAGGCAGCTAGCCCTACTCCGCCCTCCGCAACCGCATCTGTATTGCCCCAAGCCCCGGCCGTGCCCGCCTGGTGGACGCTTTACAACGACCCCGACCTCACGGCCCTCGAACAACAGGCCTTGGGAGCCAATTTCAGCGTGCAGGCCGCCGTATCGCGGGTGGAAGAAGCGCGCGCCAACGTATTGGTAGTCAATTCCTACCGTTCACCGGAGGTAACGCTTAACCCCTCGGTATTTCGCAGCCGCCTATCGGCTTTGCGGCCGTTGGCCATTCCGAATGTGGCAGCAGTGGGCGTGAAGCAGCAGCAGTTTTACGTTCCTCTAAACGTGAGCTACGAAGTGGATGTGTGGGGTCGTTTACGGCGCAACGTGCAGGCCGCCGAAGCCGACCAGCAGGCCAGCGAAGCCGAGCTGCGTACCGTGCAGCTCACCCTTACTACCGACGTGGCGAACTACTATTTCAGCATCCGCAGCCTCGACGCCGATTTGGGCGTGCTCGACAGCACGCGTCAGGCCCGAATTCAGAATTTGCAGCTCGTGAAGGCCCGTTTCAAAGCTGGCGTCGACAACGAAATCGGCGTGCGCCGCGCCGAAACCGAGCTAGCCAACGTCGAAGCCGGCATCATTGAGTTGAAGCGGCAGCGTGCGGGGCTCGAAGCCGCGCTGGCTACTGTGTGCGGTCAGCCGGCCAGCAACTTCACGGTGGCGCCGCGCCCTACCCTGCTGGCGGCGCCTGTCGTTCCGGCTTCGCTGCCGGCCAACCTGCTCACGCGCCGTCCCGATTTGCAACAGGCCGAGCGCCAGCTGTCCGCCGCCAACACCCGCATCGACGTGGCCCGCCTGAATCGTCTGCCCGCTGTGGAGCTTTCTGGCTACGTTGGTCCGCAGAGCTCCCAACTCACTGAAATCATGCGTCTTAAACAAAGCTACACGTATTACGTGGGCGGCGGCATTGCCATCCCAATCTTCAACGGCGGCCGCAACCGTGCCAATCAGCAAGTGGCTGAAGCGCGCTACAACACGGCGGCGGCCCAGTACAAGCAATCGGCGCTGGTGGCTTTTCAGGAAGTCGAAACGGCCCTGGCCGATGTGAAGCAAAGCGCCGCTCAGCTTCAAGCCCAGCAGCGGGCGTTGCGCTCGGCCCGCCTCGCCGGCCTGCTCACCCGGGAGCGCTACAACCGCGGCCTCACCAATTACTTCGAAGTAGTTGATGCCGACCGCATTACCCTTGATGCGGCTCGCTTGGTCGTCCAGACGCAAGGCGATCAGCTACGCTACAGCGTGCAGCTCATCAAGGCGTTAGGCGGAAGTTGGGAGTAA
- a CDS encoding response regulator — protein MTILVVDDEMDIKLLFEQRFRRELRSGELNLAFCYSGEQALTYLAEHPSQTQLVLSDINMPGMSGLELLRHIREQYQAPPPAVMMLTAYSDEQTRQQALTLGADDLLSKPVDFPALKAKLKNVA, from the coding sequence ATGACGATCCTGGTTGTAGACGACGAAATGGACATCAAGCTGCTGTTTGAGCAGCGGTTTCGCCGCGAACTTCGCAGTGGGGAACTGAATTTGGCCTTCTGCTATTCGGGCGAGCAGGCCTTGACTTATCTGGCCGAGCATCCCTCCCAGACCCAGCTGGTGCTCTCGGACATCAACATGCCGGGCATGAGTGGCTTGGAGCTTTTGCGGCACATCCGGGAGCAATACCAGGCGCCGCCACCCGCCGTGATGATGCTCACGGCTTACAGCGACGAGCAGACCCGCCAGCAAGCCCTGACGCTGGGGGCCGATGATCTGCTGTCCAAACCCGTCGATTTTCCAGCGCTGAAGGCCAAGCTAAAAAACGTCGCGTAG